From the genome of Psychrilyobacter atlanticus DSM 19335, one region includes:
- the smc gene encoding chromosome segregation protein SMC yields the protein MYLKCIEIDGFKSFADKIKLDFDMGITSIVGPNGSGKSNILDAILWVLGEQSYKNIRAKESSDVIFSGGKNKKPRSTATVSLYIDNEDKVLEIDDEIVKVTRKINKKSENEYYINDQRCRLKDINELFLDTGVGKSAYSVIGQGKVEKIISASNKEIKSIIEEAAGIKKIKLRKDEALKKLAKVELETDKINLIVNELEENKEKIGKQAEKAIKYKKLDDEINTLKKSIYLEEYQTNQKIVDDLSKQKHNSSLALKELEKQFTEKEATLEDVNNKRNLLSDEINTLTDKNINLKKDVDKLVNDKVLYGERIKGFNREICSKKENLGNLEGKLKDQITELDRLNSKKDVVLEELKTLEGDNLKYEKQIGDFELLQRDLEIEIGVQKEHVMDSEVGRLKLIAEIENSEKRTKSSANKIRGLDEEAVEYNKKIEKLTTELNLLETKQKNIQTEIKKIDDTIEDAEKQIDSLSQKMNTIYDERKEVAYNLSRQGAKLENLKKLEANNEGFFKGVKAVLNANIDGVDGAFLSLIDIPEHLETAIESSVGGSLQDIVVKDSGVAKKCISYLKQSNGGRASFLAFDSIKLNNSKKTISQDGVLGYASDLVGYNSIYNKPVEFVLGNLLVVKSTDVALKISKENLHRGNIVTLGGELISGRGRITGGQHIKSASSIIFERKKEIKKLDKIVGELDKKHKELDNSYDTHSKQMDEYEKKLENIDDLRVAKEDSYREILRNHTDLTDTYRKETKKLKVIEMEKVEETNYINEYNKQLKNATTQRFDVEAFLKKSKDRLADNNKKLISLKTEIELINKSYSNIKINYLNKKEQVKQLEREIQRNKGFLQEFQTENKKTGLEIEKLNSDIIKLDERLNNIQNEFHSENIRYEKEFLEIKEKKKLQEELETLEKKEILAVKNIEKDLILGENKIKILIEKLEKTINWVTQIEEKLAELVDIEEAPLESTVAESKEILYRLEARLKGLGLVNLLAIEEFTELTKKHEFITAQRDDLIVSKKALLKLVEDIEKIIETKFFTAYKEIDKNFEYMCKEVLNNSIGRLQLVDNENILESGIDLMVKFKNKKSQSITLLSGGEKSMVAIAFIMALFMYKPSPFTFFDEIEAALDETNIKKLISKLKEFTDRSQFILITHNKETMRRSDTLYGVTMNKELGESKIISVSV from the coding sequence TCCTATGGGTATTAGGGGAACAATCCTATAAAAATATAAGAGCTAAAGAGAGTAGCGATGTAATATTTTCCGGAGGAAAAAATAAAAAACCTAGAAGTACTGCTACTGTGTCACTCTATATAGACAACGAAGACAAGGTTTTAGAGATAGATGATGAAATAGTTAAGGTGACGAGAAAGATCAATAAAAAAAGTGAAAACGAATACTATATAAATGATCAGAGATGCAGGCTAAAAGATATAAATGAATTATTTTTAGACACAGGTGTAGGAAAAAGTGCCTACTCTGTCATTGGACAGGGAAAGGTTGAAAAGATAATTAGTGCTTCTAACAAAGAGATTAAAAGTATTATCGAGGAAGCCGCCGGGATAAAAAAAATAAAATTACGTAAAGACGAAGCCTTAAAGAAACTTGCTAAGGTAGAGTTAGAAACTGATAAAATAAACCTCATTGTCAATGAGTTGGAAGAGAATAAAGAAAAAATCGGTAAACAAGCTGAAAAGGCTATTAAATATAAGAAGTTAGATGACGAGATAAACACTTTAAAAAAATCTATCTACCTGGAAGAGTATCAAACTAATCAAAAAATTGTAGATGATCTATCTAAACAGAAACACAACTCAAGCCTTGCCTTAAAAGAACTCGAAAAACAATTCACAGAAAAAGAAGCTACTTTGGAAGATGTAAATAATAAAAGAAATCTTCTCAGCGATGAAATCAATACATTGACCGACAAAAATATTAATTTGAAAAAAGATGTGGATAAATTAGTCAATGATAAAGTTTTATACGGAGAAAGGATCAAAGGGTTCAATCGTGAGATCTGTAGTAAAAAAGAAAATTTAGGAAATTTAGAGGGTAAGTTAAAAGATCAAATCACTGAATTAGATAGATTAAACTCTAAAAAAGATGTTGTTTTAGAAGAATTAAAAACCCTAGAAGGGGATAACCTAAAGTATGAAAAACAAATAGGTGATTTTGAACTTCTTCAAAGAGATCTAGAGATAGAGATTGGAGTACAGAAAGAACATGTTATGGATTCTGAAGTGGGCAGACTAAAATTGATCGCTGAAATAGAAAACTCTGAAAAAAGAACTAAGAGTAGTGCCAATAAGATTCGTGGATTAGATGAAGAAGCTGTAGAATATAATAAAAAAATTGAAAAATTAACCACTGAATTGAACCTACTAGAAACTAAACAAAAAAATATTCAAACAGAGATAAAGAAGATTGATGATACCATTGAAGATGCTGAAAAACAAATAGACTCCCTCAGTCAAAAGATGAATACAATCTATGATGAGAGGAAAGAAGTGGCCTATAATCTTAGCAGACAAGGTGCAAAATTAGAAAATCTAAAAAAATTAGAAGCTAATAATGAAGGATTTTTTAAAGGTGTAAAAGCTGTTTTAAATGCCAATATTGATGGTGTAGACGGAGCTTTTCTAAGTCTTATCGATATCCCAGAACACCTTGAAACAGCTATAGAATCATCTGTTGGTGGATCGTTACAAGATATTGTCGTAAAAGACAGCGGGGTAGCTAAAAAATGTATCTCCTACCTTAAACAATCAAATGGTGGTAGAGCTTCATTCTTAGCCTTTGACAGTATAAAATTAAATAATTCTAAAAAGACAATATCACAAGATGGCGTTCTAGGTTATGCCAGCGACCTGGTCGGTTACAATTCAATCTATAATAAACCTGTAGAATTTGTATTAGGAAACCTTTTGGTAGTTAAATCTACAGATGTAGCTCTAAAAATATCTAAGGAAAACCTCCACCGTGGAAATATCGTTACCCTAGGAGGAGAGCTTATCTCAGGTAGAGGTCGTATCACCGGTGGACAGCATATAAAATCTGCCAGTTCAATTATCTTTGAAAGAAAAAAAGAGATAAAAAAACTGGATAAAATAGTCGGTGAATTGGACAAAAAACATAAAGAACTAGATAATTCATATGATACACATTCTAAACAAATGGATGAATATGAGAAAAAATTGGAAAATATCGATGATCTTAGAGTTGCAAAGGAAGACTCCTACCGGGAAATTTTAAGAAATCATACAGATCTTACAGACACCTATAGAAAAGAAACAAAAAAATTGAAGGTTATAGAGATGGAAAAAGTTGAAGAAACAAATTACATAAATGAATATAATAAACAACTTAAAAATGCCACTACCCAAAGATTTGATGTTGAAGCGTTTCTAAAAAAATCTAAAGATCGTTTGGCAGATAACAATAAAAAATTAATATCTCTTAAAACAGAAATAGAATTAATCAATAAATCTTATTCCAATATAAAGATAAATTATTTAAATAAAAAAGAACAAGTCAAGCAACTAGAAAGAGAGATCCAAAGAAATAAAGGGTTCCTCCAAGAGTTTCAAACTGAAAATAAAAAAACTGGATTGGAGATTGAAAAACTTAACTCAGATATAATCAAATTAGATGAGAGGTTAAATAATATCCAAAATGAATTCCACAGTGAAAACATAAGGTACGAAAAAGAATTTTTAGAGATCAAAGAGAAGAAAAAACTCCAAGAAGAACTTGAAACCTTGGAGAAAAAGGAAATTTTAGCTGTTAAAAACATTGAGAAAGATCTTATATTAGGAGAGAACAAGATCAAAATTCTCATTGAAAAACTAGAAAAAACTATAAACTGGGTTACTCAAATAGAGGAAAAACTAGCTGAACTAGTAGATATAGAAGAAGCTCCTCTAGAATCAACTGTTGCAGAATCTAAAGAAATCCTCTATCGTTTAGAAGCAAGACTAAAGGGATTAGGTTTAGTTAACCTCTTAGCCATCGAAGAATTTACAGAACTGACAAAAAAACATGAGTTTATAACAGCACAAAGAGATGACCTTATCGTCAGTAAAAAAGCCCTTTTAAAATTAGTTGAAGATATTGAAAAAATTATCGAGACTAAGTTTTTTACTGCATATAAGGAAATTGATAAAAACTTCGAATATATGTGTAAAGAGGTCTTAAATAATTCCATCGGTAGATTACAACTGGTTGATAATGAAAATATTCTTGAAAGTGGCATTGACTTAATGGTAAAATTTAAGAATAAAAAATCTCAATCTATAACTTTACTCTCAGGTGGGGAAAAATCAATGGTAGCTATTGCCTTTATTATGGCACTATTTATGTATAAACCTAGCCCATTTACTTTCTTTGATGAGATTGAAGCAGCACTAGACGAAACTAACATAAAAAAACTTATTAGTAAGTTAAAGGAGTTTACCGACAGATCACAGTTTATTTTAATTACACATAATAAGGAAACTATGAGACGTTCTGATACTCTCTATGGTGTTACTATGAATAAAGAATTAGGAGAATCTAAGATAATATCGGTAAGTGTATAA